One Rhea pennata isolate bPtePen1 chromosome 3, bPtePen1.pri, whole genome shotgun sequence DNA segment encodes these proteins:
- the TJAP1 gene encoding tight junction-associated protein 1 has product MSSTAPSKKPYRKAPPQHREIRHDVPILRDDQDGVILAEQSQDPLTDAERMKLLQHENEELRRRLTYVTNKMEAMERELESGQDYLEMELGQNREELEKFKDKFRRLQNSYTASQRTNQDLEEKLHALIKKAEMDRKTLDWEIVELTNKLLDAKTTINKLEELNERYRQDCNLAVQLLKCNKSHFRNHKFADLPYELQDMVNKHLHSTQESAGTGQEASHTLAPSDVVPTSVIARVLEKPESLVLNSAKSSSGTCPMAEDVFVHVDMSGAIPDACNSAGQMVKEGGDIGKQQNGGCKPQSSVESMPEEVPAFEKLSPYPTPSPPHPMYPGRKVIEFSEDKVRIPKNSPLPNCTYATRQAISLSLVQSEDESCDRHRTLPNSPTSEGRRSASSCSCQQSPKAARAHGSSQSSPFSSPPQIPSAFASSASSEEDLLANWQRMFVDKAPPTSERVLMNRTAFSRDTAPELQKRFSRSMQELGRTASTYSDGEESAQSCSWTVSRDSSVDTDSTESRARRSHFSSDYGTDFSQDEAQKLLQGNGGGTAEPGSPSSEKHKDYVDLGLPESPAEEREMLLQGSKESNRGCAQEESGESRVKPPSSRPHRSPKRMGVHHLHRKDSLTQAQEQGNLLS; this is encoded by the exons ATGTCAAGCACAGCTCCGTCCAAGAAGCCTTACCGCAAGGCGCCTCCACAGCATCGTGAGATCCGCCATGATGTACCCATCCTTCGTGACGACCAGGATGGTGTGATCTTGGCTGAACAGAGTCAG GATCCCTTGACGGATGCAGAAAGGATGAA GCTACTGCAGCATGAGAATGAGGAACTGCGCCGACGACTGACCTATGTGACTAACAAAATGGAGGCGATGGAGAGGGAGCTGGAGTCAGGTCAGGACTACCTGGAGATGGAACTGGGCCAGAACCGTGAGGAACTGGAGAAATTCAAGGACAAATTCCGTAg GTTGCAGAACAGCTACACTGCTTCCCAGAGAACCAACCAAGACCTGGAGGAGAAGCTGCATGCCTTG ATTAAAAAGGCAGAGATGGACCGCAAGACGTTGGACTGGGAGATTGTAGAGCTCACTAATAAGCTGCTTGATGCCAAAACCACTATCAATAAACTGGAGGAACTCAAT GAGCGGTATCGGCAGGACTGTAACCTTGCAGTACAGCTGCTCAAGTGTAACAAGTCCCACTTCAGGAACCACAAGTTTGCTGAT CTTCCCTATGAGCTTCAGGACATGGTCAATAAGCATTTGCACAGCACTCAGGAGTCTGCAGGCACTGGCCAAGAGGCATCCCACACCTTGGCCCCATCTGATGTTGTGCCCACTTCAGTTATTGCCAGAGTCTTGGAGAAGCCAGAATCTTTGGTTTTGAATTCAGCCAAGTCTAGCAGTGGCACTTGTCCCATGGCTGAGGATGTCTTTGTACATGTTGACATGAGTGGAGCCATTCCTGATGCCTGCAACAGTGCAGGGCAGATGGTGAAAGAGGGAGGAGATATAGGGAAGCAGCAGAATGGTGGCTGCAAGCCACAGAGCAGTGTGGAGAGCATGCCAGAGGAGGTACCTGCCTTTGAGAAGCTAAGTCCATACCCTACACCCTCCCCTCCCCATCCTATGTACCCTGGACGCAAAGTGATTGAATTCTCTGAGGACAAAGTAAGGATCCCAAAGAACAGCCCGCTGCCCAACTGTACGTATGCTACACGCCAGGCCATCTCTCTCAGCCTGGTGCAGAGCGAAGACGAGAGCTGTGACAGACACCGGACGCTCCCCAACAGCCCTACTTCCGAAGGGCGCCGTTCAGCTTCCAGCTGTTCCTGTCAGCAGTCCCCTAAAGCAGCAAGGGCTCATGGTTCTTCCCAGAGCAGCCCATTCAGCAGCCCACCCCAAATCCCCAGCGCCTTCgccagctctgccagctctgAGGAGGACCTGCTGGCCAACTGGCAGCGCATGTTCGTGGACAAGGCACCGCCCACCTCGGAGCGCGTGCTGATGAACCGCACAGCCTTCAGCCGTGACACGGCCCCCGAGCTCCAGAAGAGGTTCAGCCGCTCCATGCAGGAGTTGGGTAGGACAGCCTCGACTTACTCCGATGGTGAGGAgtctgcacagagctgcagctggaccGTGAGCCGGGACTCGAGTGTGGACACAGACAGCACTGAGTCCAGGGCCCGCAGAAGCCATTTCTCCTCAGATTATGGTACTGATTTCTCCCAGGATGAAGCCCAGAAATTGCTGCAGGGAAATGGTGGAGGCACTGCTGAACCTGGAAGCCCATCATCAGAGAAGCACAAGGACTACGTGGACCTTGGCCTGCCTGAGAGCCcagctgaggaaagagaaatgttgcT